The Calypte anna isolate BGI_N300 chromosome 2, bCalAnn1_v1.p, whole genome shotgun sequence genome includes a window with the following:
- the TIGD5 gene encoding tigger transposable element-derived protein 5: MPGGGPAGMAGGRRGSGGGDGGDGGGKGVSVKMAFRRAYSIKDKLQAIERVKKGERQASVCRAFGVPGGTLRGWLKDEAKLRWFLEQLGGEVGTQRKKMRLANEEEIDRAVYAWFLALRQHGVPLSGPLIQAQAEAFARQIYGPECTFKASHGWFWRWQKRHGISSQRIYGEGGLPAEPERAPASCPEVFPVVAADAGGYGDEQIYNANVTGLYWKLLPGQSLGVTSTAQRRSVPRERVTVLLAANLTGSHKLKPLVIGSFRDPPSLRHHNQDKFPACYRYSPEARLGPALLRAWFFEDFVPGVKRYLRRSCLQQKAVLLLSSPPTTHSGKDPEESPPLQTPDGSIRALFLSKGSAGSGSVGGGGGRIPALLEQGVVSTFKQLYKRELLRLAVSCTAGGSGGPVDFVRSFLLKDMLYLAGLSWDLIPPGSIEKCWLLGLRAAFEPQPGEEEPADPPQRGEEGGGDSKVFSDLTHLAALAYKRLAPEEVANWLHLDDAAPGTEGDSGEGNAEEEEEGCGVEEEEEEEEEAAARDGRRGGEGGDVLVPTAREAIKGLETALRWLEGQDPRQVGPLKLVQLRSLLSMAQRLHRGGSPRS, encoded by the coding sequence ATGCCTGGGGGGGGTCCGGCAGGAATGGCGGGAGGGCGTCGAGGCAGCGGcggtggtgatggtggtgatggtggtggcaAGGGGGTGTCGGTGAAGATGGCGTTCCGACGGGCTTACTCCATCAAAGACAAGCTGCAAGCCATCGAGAGGGTGAAGAAAGGCGAAAGGCAAGCGTCGGTGTGCCGGGCTTTTGGGGTCCCCGGGGGTACGTTGAGGGGTTGGTTGAAAGATGAAGCCAAGCTGAGGTGgttcctggagcagctgggaggtgaGGTGGGCACCCAACGCAAGAAGATGCGCTTGGCCAACGAGGAAGAGATCGACCGCGCCGTCTACGCTTGGTTCCTCGCTCTCCGGCAACACGGCGTCCCGCTTTCCGGACCTCTCATCCAAGCTCAGGCTGAAGCTTTCGCCCGGCAGATCTATGGTCCTGAATGTACCTTCAAAGCCAGCCACGGGTGGTTTTGGCGTTGGCAGAAGCGTCACGGCATCTCCAGCCAACGCATTTACGGCGAGGGCGGCCTCCCCGCCGAACCCGAACGCGCTCCAGCCTCTTGCCCCGAGGTTTTCCCCGTGGTGGCCGCCGATGCCGGGGGCTACGGGGATGAGCAGATCTACAATGCCAATGTAACCGGACTCTACTGGAAGCTCTTGCCAGGGCAGAGCCTTGGGGTGACCTCAACGGCGCAGCGGCGATCGGTTCCCCGTGAACGGGTCACCGTCTTGTTGGCCGCCAACTTGACCGGTTCCCACAAACTCAAACCTCTGGTGATCGGGAGCTTTCGTGACCCTCCCAGCCTCCGCCATCACAACCAGGACAAATTCCCCGCTTGCTACCGGTACAGCCCTGAAGCCAGGTTGGGGCCGGCGCTTCTCCGGGCTTGGTTTTTTGAGGACTTTGTGCCGGGTGTCAAACGTTACCTGCGCCGGAGTTGCCTTCAGCAGAAGGCTGTCTTGCTGCTCAGTTCCCCACCCACCACCCACTCTGGGAAGGATCCTGAGGAATCCCCTCCCCTCCAGACACCCGATGGCTCCATCCgtgctcttttcctttccaaaggaTCCGCTGGGAGCGGCTCtgttggaggaggaggaggccgaattccagccctgctggagcagggggtggTCTCCACTTTCAAGCAGCTCTACAAACGGGAACTGCTGCGTTTGGCCGTCTCCTGCACAGCCGGTGGCTCCGGTGGCCCCGTGGATTTTGTGAGGTCGTTTCTCCTCAAGGACATGTTATACCTGGCCGGCCTTTCCTGGGACCTCATCCCTCCTGGCTCCATCGAGAAGTGTTGGCTGCTGGGGCTGCGCGCCGCCTTCGAACCCCAACCTGGGGAGGAAGAGCCCGCTGACCCTCCCCAGCGTGGGGAGGAAGGTGGAGGGGACAGCAAAGTCTTTAGTGACCTGACCCACCTGGCAGCGTTGGCTTACAAACGCTTGGCTCCCGAAGAGGTGGCCAACTGGTTGCACTTGGACGACGCGGCGCCGGGTACGGAGGGCGACAGCGGGGAGGGCAAcgccgaggaggaggaggaaggctgtggggtggaggaggaagaggaggaggaggaggaggcagctgccagagatggcaggaggggtggggaaggaggggatgTCTTGGTGCCCACGGCTCGGGAAGCCATCAAAGGTTTGGAGACGGCGTTGCGTTGGCTGGAAGGTCAAGACCCCCGGCAAGTGGGGCCTCTGAAGCTGGTGCAGCTCCGTTCCCTCCTCAGCATGGCCCAGAGGCTGCATCGTGGTGGCAGCCCCCGTTCCTAG
- the PYCR3 gene encoding pyrroline-5-carboxylate reductase 3 has translation MEAAELRVGFVGAGRMAGGLSRGLLRAGKVSASSILASAPSDKNLDAWRDLGCRTTHCNLEVLQESTLVFLATKPHILPGVLQEIRPAVGPHHVVVSLAAGITLQTLQRLLPAGTKVLRLMPNLPCVVQAGAMVFARGSVVGDMEATLLKNLLSSCGLCEEVPESYINIHTGLSGSGVAYVYLFAEALAEGAVKMGMPGGLASRIAAQTLLGAAKMMLETGEHPAKLRGDVCTPGGTTIHALHELEKGALRATVMNAVEAATKRACDVSED, from the exons ATGGAGGCGGCGGAGCTGCGGGTGGGGTTCGTGGGCGCCGGGCGGATGGCGGGGGGGCTGTCCCGGGGGCTGCTGCGGGCAG GGAAGGTGtcagccagcagcatcctggccaGCGCTCCCTCGGATAAAAACCTGGATGCCTGGCGG GACTTGGGCTGCCGGACCACCCACTGCAACCTGGAGGTGTTGCAGGAGAGCACCTTGGTTTTCCTGGCCACCAAACCCCACATCCTGCCCGGAGTCCTGCAGGAAATCCGTCCTGCCGTGGGACCCCACCACGTCGTCGTCTCCCTCGCTGCTGGTATCACCCTGCAGACCCTGCAACGG cttctccCTGCTGGGACCAAGGTGCTGCGGCTTATGCCCAACCTGCCCTGCGTGGTGCAGGCAGGGGCGATGGTCTTTGCCCGGGGCAGTGttgttggtgacatggaagCCACCTTGCTGAAGAACCTCTTGTCCTCCTGTGGGCTCTGCGAGGAGGTCCCCGAATCCTACATCAACATCCACACCGGCCTCAGCGGCAGCGGGGTGGCCTAC GTGTACCTGTTTGCTGAAGCTTTGGCTGAGGGAGCGGTGAAGATGGGGATGCCGGGTGGCTTGGCCAGCAGGATCGCGGCTCAGACGCTGCTG GGTGCAGCAAAGATGATGCTGGAGACAGGGGAGCACCCAGCAAAGCTTCGAGGAGATGTCTGCACACCCGGGGGCACCACCATCCACGCACTGCACGAGCTGGAGAAGGGTGCCCTGAGGGCCACTGTCATGAACGCCGTGGAGGCGGCCACCAAGAGGGCCTGTGATGTGTCTGAGGACTAG